A region of Gammaproteobacteria bacterium DNA encodes the following proteins:
- a CDS encoding ribbon-helix-helix domain-containing protein has protein sequence MIFPSFMSVDNSSSRVRLSLDVSSKVNDQLEALAEDEGTSKSDIMRKAIALVMVALQAKHKGQKLGTLDKDGHVLSEIIGL, from the coding sequence ATGATCTTCCCTTCTTTCATGTCCGTCGATAACAGTTCCAGCCGCGTCCGGCTCAGTCTCGATGTCTCTTCCAAGGTGAATGACCAGCTGGAGGCCTTGGCGGAGGATGAGGGCACCTCGAAGAGCGATATCATGCGCAAGGCCATCGCCTTGGTTATGGTGGCCTTGCAAGCCAAGCATAAAGGCCAGAAGCTAGGTACTCTGGACAAGGACGGTCACGTGCTGTCCGAGATCATTGGCCTGTAG